A genomic window from Sphingobacterium sp. BN32 includes:
- a CDS encoding twin-arginine translocase TatA/TatE family subunit, with amino-acid sequence MAMNLAFLNIGTQEMMLIILVALLLFGGKKLPELARGLGRGIREFKDASEGIKREISDQINNFEKEIEDVKADIEKEPETRVAEQQPVESSEVTGENGEELAKNEKKAPQFTAPSGTYEHQPYQTPTADDYYSYGYNDHFANNDSPETPADEASETNTAETPSTENNPSKEEPTKNA; translated from the coding sequence ATGGCAATGAATTTAGCGTTTTTAAACATAGGTACTCAGGAGATGATGTTAATCATTTTGGTTGCCTTGTTGTTGTTTGGAGGTAAGAAATTACCAGAGTTAGCTAGGGGATTGGGACGTGGAATCCGTGAGTTTAAAGATGCCTCAGAAGGGATTAAGCGCGAAATATCCGATCAGATCAATAACTTTGAAAAAGAGATAGAGGATGTTAAAGCTGATATAGAGAAGGAGCCTGAAACGCGCGTTGCGGAGCAGCAGCCTGTGGAGAGCAGCGAGGTAACGGGAGAGAACGGCGAGGAACTAGCAAAGAACGAGAAGAAAGCACCTCAATTTACAGCACCGTCGGGTACATACGAACATCAGCCTTATCAAACTCCTACAGCAGATGATTATTACAGCTATGGTTATAATGATCATTTTGCAAATAATGATAGTCCTGAAACACCTGCTGATGAGGCTTCAGAGACGAATACAGCGGAAACTCCTTCCACTGAGAATAACCCTTCGAAAGAAGAGCCCACAAAAAATGCCTAA
- a CDS encoding Tex family protein: MTSHEMIVSQELSLAEKQVRTTIALLDEGATIPFISRYRKELTGSLDEVQITAIRDRIQQLRDLDKRKEAVLKSITDQGKLTPALEEQIKAAETMAILEDIYLPYKPKRKTRASVAREKGLAPLAELLLAQNNIDVEHEAAAYLDEEKGVSSLEEALAGARDIIAEQIAEDAEVRANTRQVFLNKGEFVSRVVPGKEEAALKFKDYYEWSESLKDAPSHRVLAMRRGEKEELLYLDIEVAEENVLPKIAKQFIKGNNEASKQVELAMMDSYKRLLKPSMETEIRVLTRQKADEEAIKVFADNVRQLLLAAPLGQKRLLALDPGFRTGCKTVVLDAQGNLLENTAVYPHSGANAALEAEKTIKHLVSKYDVEAIAIGNGTAGRETEDFVRKMKLANVVIVMVNESGASIYSASETAREEFPDQDVTVRGAVSIGRRLMDPLAELVKIDPKSIGVGQYQHDVDQNKLQSALDDTVISCVNAVGVELNTASKQILSYISGLGPALAQQIVNFRKENGPFTSRRELKKVPRLGDKAFEQAAGFLRIRNAAHPLDASAVHPERYALVEQMAKDLNVSIPELMKDEKLRKSLDLKKYMSDEVGLPTLNDILAELAKPGLDPREQFEAFSFTEGVNSVSDLRVGMKLPGIVTNITNFGAFVDIGVHQDGLVHLSQLANHFVSDPHEVVKVQQAVMVTVTEVDEKRNRISLTMKTEEKAPRKRNERKESRAPETDMASKLAALASKFK, translated from the coding sequence ATGACATCACACGAAATGATCGTTTCGCAAGAATTATCTCTTGCTGAGAAACAAGTTCGTACAACAATCGCACTATTGGATGAGGGCGCGACCATCCCGTTTATTTCTCGTTACAGAAAAGAGTTGACGGGTAGTCTAGATGAGGTGCAGATTACTGCGATTCGCGATCGTATTCAACAGCTGCGCGATTTAGATAAGCGCAAGGAAGCTGTCTTGAAATCAATTACCGATCAAGGCAAGCTTACGCCTGCCTTAGAAGAACAGATTAAAGCCGCCGAAACCATGGCAATATTGGAGGATATTTACCTACCATACAAGCCTAAGCGCAAAACACGTGCTTCCGTTGCGCGTGAAAAAGGATTAGCCCCGCTAGCGGAGCTCCTTTTAGCACAAAATAACATCGATGTAGAACATGAAGCGGCTGCTTACTTGGATGAAGAGAAAGGTGTTTCTTCTTTAGAGGAAGCATTGGCGGGTGCAAGAGACATCATTGCAGAACAAATAGCAGAGGATGCCGAGGTCAGAGCAAATACACGTCAGGTATTCTTGAATAAAGGGGAATTCGTTTCGCGCGTGGTTCCAGGCAAAGAAGAAGCAGCATTGAAGTTCAAAGACTATTACGAATGGTCGGAATCTTTAAAGGATGCTCCTTCACATCGTGTATTGGCGATGCGACGTGGCGAGAAAGAAGAATTGCTATACCTGGATATTGAAGTTGCTGAGGAAAATGTACTTCCTAAAATTGCGAAGCAATTTATAAAAGGAAATAACGAAGCATCAAAGCAAGTCGAACTAGCGATGATGGATAGCTACAAGCGTCTGCTGAAACCATCTATGGAAACGGAGATTCGCGTATTGACAAGACAGAAGGCTGATGAGGAAGCAATTAAAGTGTTTGCCGATAATGTACGCCAGCTGTTATTAGCGGCTCCGCTGGGTCAAAAACGCTTATTAGCTTTAGATCCTGGATTCCGCACAGGTTGTAAGACCGTAGTTTTAGACGCTCAGGGCAATCTTTTAGAAAATACAGCAGTATATCCACATAGCGGAGCAAACGCTGCCCTGGAAGCTGAAAAGACGATCAAACACTTAGTTTCCAAGTACGATGTAGAAGCGATTGCTATTGGTAATGGTACGGCAGGTCGCGAAACGGAAGATTTTGTCCGCAAGATGAAGTTAGCCAACGTGGTCATTGTGATGGTCAATGAAAGTGGTGCATCGATATACTCCGCATCTGAAACAGCACGTGAGGAGTTCCCGGATCAGGATGTTACGGTGCGTGGTGCAGTATCGATCGGAAGACGCCTGATGGATCCTTTGGCAGAACTGGTAAAGATCGATCCTAAGTCTATAGGAGTTGGTCAATACCAGCATGATGTCGATCAGAACAAGCTGCAATCGGCATTGGACGACACGGTGATCTCCTGTGTGAATGCCGTTGGTGTCGAATTAAATACAGCTTCTAAGCAAATCCTATCTTATATTTCTGGCTTGGGACCAGCACTGGCACAGCAGATTGTTAACTTCCGCAAAGAGAACGGGCCATTTACTTCGCGCAGAGAATTGAAGAAGGTTCCACGTTTAGGAGATAAGGCTTTTGAACAAGCAGCAGGATTCCTGCGCATCAGAAATGCCGCGCATCCTTTAGACGCTTCAGCCGTTCACCCGGAGCGCTACGCACTGGTAGAACAAATGGCGAAAGATCTGAATGTTTCCATCCCGGAACTAATGAAGGATGAAAAGCTGAGAAAAAGCTTAGACCTAAAGAAATACATGAGCGATGAGGTTGGCTTACCAACGTTAAATGATATCCTTGCCGAATTAGCTAAACCGGGACTGGATCCACGTGAGCAGTTCGAAGCGTTCTCCTTTACCGAAGGGGTAAATAGTGTAAGTGATTTACGCGTTGGAATGAAACTTCCGGGAATCGTAACGAACATTACCAACTTCGGAGCATTCGTCGATATCGGTGTGCACCAAGATGGATTGGTACACTTAAGTCAGCTTGCAAATCACTTTGTAAGCGATCCGCATGAAGTGGTAAAAGTGCAGCAAGCCGTTATGGTGACTGTTACAGAGGTTGATGAAAAACGTAATCGCATCAGCTTGACTATGAAAACGGAAGAGAAAGCGCCTAGAAAACGTAACGAAAGAAAAGAAAGCCGTGCGCCGGAAACGGATATGGCAAGTAAACTGGCAGCGTTGGCTAGTAAGTTTAAGTAG
- the purB gene encoding adenylosuccinate lyase — translation MTLSSLTAVTPIDGRYYNSTKELANYFSEFALIKYRVLVEVEYFIALSESGIPQLAHFDGSLNDKLRDIYRNFTEENAQWIKDTEKVTNHDVKAVEYFLKNEFEKLGLTDSLEFIHFGLTSQDINNTAIPLSWKEAIQQVYTPGINELLGELKSLSAEWNEVSMLARTHGQPASPTRLGKEIKVFIERIERQLDLLAQVPYSAKFGGATGNFNAHHVAYPANDWVAFGNNFVNEKLGLSRSQTTTQIEHYDNFAASCDSLKRINNIIIDLCRDIWTYISMDYFKQKITAGQIGSSAMPHKVNPIDFENAEGNLGIANAIFEHLAAKLPISRLQRDLTDSTVLRNIGVPFAHTLIAFKSTLRGLRKLILNEAAFKADLENNWAVVAEAIQTILRREGYPKPYEALKDLTRTNTHVTQATIAEFVDNLNVSEEIKAEIKAISPSNYTGVQL, via the coding sequence AGTTCGCACTGATCAAGTATCGTGTATTGGTAGAAGTTGAATATTTTATCGCTTTGTCAGAATCAGGGATTCCACAGTTAGCACATTTCGATGGTTCTTTGAACGATAAATTGCGTGATATATACCGCAACTTCACTGAGGAGAATGCACAATGGATAAAAGATACCGAAAAAGTAACCAACCACGATGTGAAAGCCGTGGAGTATTTTTTGAAAAATGAATTTGAGAAATTAGGTCTTACTGACTCTTTAGAATTCATCCACTTCGGGCTGACATCACAAGACATCAACAATACAGCTATTCCATTATCATGGAAAGAGGCTATTCAACAAGTGTACACGCCAGGCATCAATGAATTGCTAGGCGAACTGAAATCCTTGTCTGCAGAATGGAACGAGGTGTCCATGTTGGCACGCACGCATGGTCAGCCGGCCTCTCCTACCCGTTTAGGAAAAGAGATCAAGGTATTTATCGAGCGTATCGAAAGACAGTTAGATTTATTAGCACAGGTTCCTTACTCCGCTAAATTTGGTGGCGCTACGGGTAACTTCAATGCGCATCATGTGGCATATCCGGCAAATGACTGGGTTGCTTTTGGAAATAACTTCGTGAATGAGAAGCTAGGTTTAAGCCGCTCGCAAACAACGACGCAGATTGAGCACTATGATAACTTTGCGGCAAGCTGCGACAGCTTGAAACGCATCAACAATATCATCATCGACCTATGTCGTGATATCTGGACCTACATTTCGATGGACTACTTTAAGCAAAAGATTACCGCTGGACAAATTGGTTCATCAGCGATGCCACATAAAGTAAACCCAATCGACTTTGAAAATGCTGAAGGTAATTTGGGTATTGCTAATGCAATTTTCGAGCATTTAGCAGCTAAGCTTCCTATTTCGAGACTTCAACGCGATTTGACAGACTCTACGGTATTGCGTAATATCGGCGTACCATTCGCACATACGTTGATTGCTTTCAAATCTACCTTACGCGGATTGCGCAAATTGATTTTGAATGAAGCGGCATTCAAAGCAGATTTAGAGAATAATTGGGCGGTGGTAGCAGAGGCTATCCAAACGATTTTACGTCGTGAGGGTTATCCAAAACCATACGAAGCATTGAAAGATTTGACGCGTACAAACACGCATGTTACTCAAGCGACGATTGCTGAATTTGTAGACAACTTGAATGTTTCAGAGGAAATCAAAGCGGAGATCAAGGCAATTTCTCCAAGCAATTACACCGGCGTACAGTTATAA
- a CDS encoding NifU family protein yields the protein MATINVYTESTPNPSTMKFLVNKLLINGSLDYPDREKAQESAFARELFKFNFVNGVFFASNFVTVTKTDDAEWSDIEALLKEFVKGAVESELAVKPEEHSEDVVFEGSDVEVKIQQVLHDYVRPAVEQDGGAIAYKAFENGIVTVELRGSCSGCPSSTITLKAGIEGLLKRMVPEVEEVVAEAM from the coding sequence ATGGCAACAATAAATGTATATACAGAGAGCACGCCGAACCCATCAACGATGAAGTTTTTGGTGAACAAGCTTTTAATCAACGGAAGCTTAGATTACCCGGATAGAGAGAAGGCGCAGGAGTCGGCATTTGCACGTGAGTTATTTAAGTTCAACTTCGTAAATGGCGTATTCTTCGCGAGCAACTTCGTAACAGTTACAAAGACTGACGATGCGGAATGGTCGGATATCGAAGCCTTATTAAAAGAATTTGTGAAGGGTGCTGTGGAGTCAGAATTGGCAGTAAAGCCAGAAGAGCATTCTGAGGATGTCGTTTTCGAAGGATCGGACGTTGAAGTGAAGATACAACAAGTATTGCATGACTACGTTCGCCCGGCAGTAGAACAAGACGGTGGAGCGATCGCTTACAAAGCATTCGAGAATGGTATCGTAACGGTAGAATTAAGAGGATCATGCTCAGGCTGTCCTTCCTCTACAATTACATTGAAAGCCGGTATCGAAGGTTTGTTGAAACGCATGGTTCCAGAAGTAGAAGAAGTTGTAGCAGAAGCGATGTAA